ACCAATCCGTCACGCAGGCCACGCGTGTCGCCACGTGCCTCGTAAAAATGGGCAAGTTCTGTGTTATTTTCGGTGACGAATGTCAACAAAAAGCGGGAATGAACTCGTTGCGGGCCGCAGCTGTCAATttcaattgtcaaaattgtcaaaattgtcaaaattgtcaaaattgtcaaaattgtcaaaattgtcaaaattgtcaaaattgtcaaaattgtcaaaattgtcaaaattgtcaaaattgtcaaaattgtcaaaattgtcaaaattgtcaaaatggtcaaaattgtcaaaattgtcaaaattgtcaaaattgtcaaaagtgtcaaaattgtcaaaattgtcaaaattgtcaaaattgtcaaaattgtcaaaattgtcaaaattgtcaaaattgtcaaaattgtcaaaattgtcaaaattgtcaaaattgtcaaaattgtcaaaattgtcaaaattgtcaaaattgtcaaaattgtcaaaattgtcaaaattgtcaaaattgtcaaaattgtcaaaattgtcaaaattgtcaaaattgtcaaaattgtcaaaattgtcaaaattgtcaaaattgtcaaaattgtcaaaattgtcaaaattgtcaaaattgtcaaaattgtcaaaattgtcaaaattgtcaaaattgtcaaaattgtcaaaattggcaaaattggcaaaattggcaaaattggcaaaattgtcaaaattgtcaaaattgtcaaaattgtcaaaattgtcaaaattgtcaaaattgtcaaaattgtcaaaattgtcaaaattgtcaaaatggtcaaaatggtcaaaattgtcaaaattgtcaaaattgtcaaaattgtcaaaattgacaaaattgtcaaaattgtcaaaattgtcaaaattgtcaaaattgtcaaaattgacaaaattgtcaaaattgtcaaaattgtcaaaattgtcaaaattgtcaaaattgtcaaaattgtcaaaattgacaaaattgacaaaattgtcaaaattttcaaaattgtcaaaattgtcaaaattgtcaaaattgtcaaaagtgtcaaaattgtcaaaattgacaaaactgtccaaattgtccaaattgtccaaattgtcaaaattgtcaaaattgtcaaaattgacaaaattgtcaaaattgtcaaaattgataaaattgtcaaaattgtccaaattgtcaaaattgtcaaaattgtcaaaattgtcaaaattgtcaaaattgtcaaaattgtcaaaattgtcaaaattgacaaaattgtcaaaattgataaaataggcaaaattgtcgaaattcgCTTATAAAATCAGATCGCAAAGTGACAGCTTCCCCCACCTCTCAAAAATCCAGCTCCCGAGagtaaagaaataaaaactgcTCCCAGCCTGCTCGGTTGTTGTCTGATGCCTGGCCTGACTGTTTGTCCTTGACGGTGGTGGTGTCGATGATGCCGTTCCCGGAATCCTAAGCAACCGCTGGCCTGCTGGAGGCCTGGCCAAGACGGCCCCCACCCCCAGCTTTTTGCCACTCCAGGCCTTTCCCCACCCTTCGGCAGTTCTATTTTTACGACAGGAACAGCTGAGCACGAATGAGGATCTGGAGGAGGACGTGGtgtcaaaatttgataaattatgttttttttgaatattttaattattttaaaaaattagattCATCAAGAAATCgttaagaaaaaattaaaatgtttcaatttaattcaaagttgaataaaatttgGTCAGCGTGTGCCGATGACAGGAAAACAAAGCCAAGGGGTGTGacactttgttttgttttcacctCTAAATATTTACcatttgaaaatctttttctctctcaataattcaaaattcaaaaaaactgaaCTTACTCAGGAATGATTTTTAAGGTTGAGGTTCAGAAAAATGATTATTCAATGGTGGAATCAAAAGCATAGTGTCACACCCCTTGGTTTTGTTTACCTATCAATTttgtattaatatttttttttacaaattttcaagaaaaatcttCCGGAGACACGCCGCAGTCCCGTTCGAATGAAAACGGTCGCCCCATACCCGTAAAGTTACGCACAAAAGTTACGCGATTGCGAGGGTGGTGGTGAcgaagaagaggaagaagaaggcGAAAGCTGTCAAAGCCGCAGCCTGCTGCGTTGCCAGCCAGACCGACCAATAAGAAGATGTACACGGTGGAAGACGAAGAAGCTGGGGAGTCGAATCAAGCTCCAGGAAGGAAGGAAGATGGAGGGTGGGGACGGGGACTTTTCTGGGAAAATAGGTCAAATCGATACGAGCGGTGCTGCCGCCTGTAAAGACGTTTTGATAGGTCGGGACAAGAGGCCTACTGTGACGGGATGTTGCGTGCTTCCGAGAGGAGGaaggaatgttttaatcaatcATCTCATAAATTTTGAGGGGAATTTGGTAGCGAGTTTGCTGGATTTTGGGTGAAATGCGAGCATTTCGCTTGTAAACAACTTTGCCACGTGCTTTGACGCGTTACACGCTCAAACGAGCGCGCGCTCTCACACTCTCCTTTGTTCCTTTTCcgcattttgctttgttttctcTTTCTCCAGTTCTTCGACGCAGAACTCTCCCCAGAGAAGAGCTTGGCGATAAAAGTGACAGTTCTGTACCTGTTTACATTCGCTGCGCTGCGCAGTAGGctattcgcgattaaaagctcaaaaaatccgacagatggcgcaaagcatcgaagaatgacgattcaaattttcgctgttcggttacataggaatgcaaacttaaaattgattttacagctcttagaacaacttttgagaaaaaattcaagcagtacgagtgtaaactttttgccctctatcaattaacgcaataaaaaaattttgaaaaaaaaataattttgaaaaaataatattgtttaaaatgatagagcatcaaaagttaacaaagtatcagctcgaatttttgctcaaaagttgttttgaacgctggaatttaacaaatcagaattcgcatacataacctcaaagggctgaaatttcaatcgacattcttcgctctgttctgctactcaacactaggtgtcgcatgtcgtttggctTTTGAACggcaattttttattaaaagttgattttgtaGTGCAGAAAAGCGTAATTCTGCAACAAATTACCGCAGAAATGACGTGTGAAAGCTGCTGGACCCGGCGGAGAAGACGGTCACCTGCCGCCGGCGATCTTCCACCCGTTTTGCCTTTTTGCATAGACTTTTTGtcttagagcaattctctgagatttcgatcattcgattttttttgtattttttattccggctgaaatttttttgatgtctttggtatgcccacccgagcagacggaaatacctaacttgggaaggtttttgatattgtgagaagatcgaaatatgttattgggatgatcggattagttgttaaaataacaaaaatcaataacaaagatttgtttgaagaataacttaaactgttattatgttgtttttgcaatagagcagttctctaggatttcggtcattcgattttttttgtattttttaatccgactgaaacttttttggtgccttcggtatgcccaaagaagccattttgcatcattagtttgtccatataattttccatacaaatttggcagctgtccatacaaaaatgatgtatgaaaattcaaaaatctgtatcttttgaaggaattttttgatcgatttggtgtcttcggcaaagttgtaggtatggatacggactacactagaaaaaaataatacacggtaaaaaaaatttggtgatttttttatttaactttttgtcactaaaacttgatttacaaaaaaacactatttttaattttttttattttttgatatgttttagaggacataaaatgccaacttttcagaaatttccaggttgtgcaaaaaatcattgaccgagttatgaaatttttaatcaatactgattttttcaaaaaatcgaaattttggtcgtaaaaatttttcaacttcatttttcgatgtaaaattaaatttgcaatcaaaaagtactttagtgaaattttgataaagtgcaccgttttcaagttatagccatatttaagtgacttttttgaaaatagtcgcagtttttcattttttaaaattagtgcacatgtttgcccagttttgaaaaaaatatttttgaaaagctgagaaaattctctatattttgcttattcggactttgttgatacgacctttagttgctgagatattgcaatgcaaaggtttaaaaacaggaaaatttatgatttctaagtctcacccaaacaacccaccattttctatcgtcaatatcttagcaactaatggtccgattttcaatgttaatatatgaaacatttgtgaaattttccgatcttttcgaaaaaaatattttcaaaattttcaaatcaagactaacatttcaaaaaggccaaacattcaatattacgcccttttaaaatgttagtcttgatttgaaaattttgaaaatatttttttcgaaaagatcggaaaatttcacaattgtttcatatattaacattgaaaatcggaccattagttgctgagatattgacgatagaaaatggtgggttgtttgggtgaaacttagaaaacatcaattttcctgtttttaaacctttgcattgcaatatctcagcaactaaaggtcgtatcaacaaagtccgaataagcaaaatatagagaattttctcagcttttcaaaaatatttttttcaaaactgggcaaacatgtgcactaattttaaaaaataaaaaactgcgactattttcaaaaaagtcacttaaatatggctataacttgaaaacggtgcactttatcaaaatttcactaaagtactttttgattgcaaatttaattttacatcgaaaaatgaagttgaaaaattttacgaccaaaatttcgattttttgaaaaaatcagtattgattaaaaatttcataactcggtcaatgattttttgcacaacctggaaatttctgaaaagttggcattttatgtcctctaaaacatatcaaaaaataaaaaaaattaaaaatagtgtttttttgtaaatcaagttttagtgataaaaagttaaataaaaaaatcaccaaattttttttaccgtgtattatttttttccagtgtagtccgtatccatacctacaactttgccgaagacaccaaatcgatcaaaaaattccttcaaaagatacagattattgaattttcatacatcatttttgtatggacagctgccaaatttgtatggaaaattatatggacaaactaatgatgcaaaatggcttctttgggcataccgaaggcaccaaaaaagtttcagtcggattaaaaaatacaaaaattaaaattgaagaaaaaagaccgatttcgtagagaattgctcaataacaaaccaataacacagaaggaatcatgaaggaataacaagtttgttattttgtgcggagaggtggagcagcataataacaaaaactgttattgaacttgtatgtctccataacaaaaaaagttattgttttggtttatttgccatttgcaaataaacctgcagttgccataactcttctgtactagtcagggctgcagagtcgggttccttcaagcgactttgaatccatactttgaagaaaaCTGAACCTGAtgccgtctccgaggtctcactccagctccgacttcttcgctctgtgaaaataataacaggttttgttattcacatttcaaaaattctcaataaataaatcaattcccttaGAGAAtataataaacataaaaaatagcaaCTTTCAATAGTTGGTTTTATCAGATTAttttaagcttaaggaccccatttcatggtcaaataaatgaccacaattaaattggtcaaaattattctatagttctagccaattttagcaaagtcctttagggggtgtatcaaaaaataaaaataaatcaactttcaaattttcaacttttacgaatacactcaaaccccgatggtttgacaccattggtttttggtttttggtctTTGGCATTAACTTTGCGTGTGTCTTTTTTGCTGGGTTTGATTTTGTTCATGTTTATGTTTTTCTCACTGAAACTTACACAAATCATTCTTTGGtaacaaaaaataagatttttgtcAAAACATCCCCCACCGCTTGCTTTGTTTACATTCCGCACCACCAGCAGTAGCATCCCTCGTTTCATGGCCTACTACCATCAACCGCAGACACAATGCCCCACATTTACCCTCCGTTTTTATTgggatcccgggcagacggtaataacaaaattcatgccatttcaataacaaatactgttaaaataacagaaaatgttatggaatcttcttgaaaaatccatttttgcataaggatttaataacagtttatgttatgttaacaaaatttgttattggtctgatattgattgaatgccaaaacaactttgcaataacattttttgttatggaagaatacctctaactgttattgggatgatcggattagttgttaaaataacaaaaaataataagatttgttcgaaaaataactgaaaatgttataagtctgttattacaataacaaccaaataacaaaaaaatcataacggcaaataacaaatgttgttataaataacgtaaaatgttattggcctagtattttcaaatatcaaaaaatgttattcccaagttatttccgtctgctcgggatcttCCCTCCTCCGGAGGAGGGCACCCCCCGGCGTTGCTTACGTCATCCCACTTTGTAGGTTCGGGAGCGAAGATGAACGATGGGCTTCCCGAAGAAGGGTCACAAATTTGGGGGGACGTGTTGTCATAAATTATGGATGGGATCGAAGGAATTCCACAACTCCTGTTTGTCAATTAGATcgtccatatatttttttcgggacTCCAAGGTCGTAACAAAAAAAGGGAACGCAGCGCAAAACGTGTCCATATTTGTTCACGCGTTGCCATGGATAATAACATTAGCGATGGTAGTTTCATTTCTGAGCTTAGGGGAGGGGAGCGAAATTTACGACGGGGAGTTTAATAACAAATTTCGAGGGAGGGAAACGAACTATGATGGATTGTCACATGCTTGGGCTCAAGATGGATAGATTTAAAAAGGTAAGACGcgttttccagctgtcaaaaagtAGTAAGGTAAGTTAGTTTTATGGGCaaattttatcggattatttTCGGTTGGTAAAATGGTAAAATTGATCTCTAAAAACGCTCCAAGaacgaaaatattgttttcaaaaaattaaacgcATCCCCCGATTGTTTCCGTTTTCGCCGTCAGTTGTCAAATCTTCTCAGCAAGGTTAATCAACATATAGGTAGTGCGTAGCGAGAAATGATGCGTTACACTCTCAACTGTGTTCAGCCAAACGAAGAGTAATAAATAACCTTGAAAAATTTCTCCAtgtatttgaaatcatttcttCCCCAATCGTGGTTGCAACTCTGGCGTCACCGCTCTTATCGCGTCTAATCGTAATCAGAttgagcaaaaagtaaaaaataagcaACTCTCCATTAGTCACTATCGGAGCTTCGACAAGGTTCGGGGAGGAGTTTCACGCTTATTTGGACCATTATTTCACATCTTGCAATGGCAATGGACATCGGTGGCAAACTATCCGCCACGCTCGAGTTCGACGGAAGTCTGGCAAGCTGGGATGGGCTGGTGTCGAAAGGTGGCTACAAATTTAAACGTGTCTGCGTGGACCAAATCACCCCCGGAATGCTGCGCCAACTTTACGAGAAGCATACAAAAATTGAGGAATTGCGCATCGCTGGGACAGCTTTGGAGGGGAAGGTGAAGAAACAATAGGCTGTTTAATTGTAATTGTTACTAAAATGCGAATTTGGTTTCTTTTTCAGGATCTGGATGATATTGGTAACCATCTCCGGAAGTTGAAAGTTCTCCACATTAAGGTGGAGAAAGATAGCCACCAGATGGTCACCTTTTTCGAGAGACTTTCAAAGTTGAGACACCTGAAAATGGAATCCGACGGAGAGAGCGGAATCTATGGAGGCTACAATTGGTTAAACTTCAGCAGTCAATTTCATCCTTTAGAGGTTCTCGAACTGGACAATATGGCGCAGAGCATTCCGGGTTTGTCGTGGTACAATTGGTTTGAACATTTTCCATATCTTAAAACgattaaactaaaaaattgcGTTCTAAACCATTGGTTCGACTTCATAGCCCAAATAAGCTGGCTGGAAAAGCTTGATTGTCTGGTGCTGGACGGAGTCTACGACCGAATCGGTACGTTTGGAAATCACCCGAAAAATCCCAACCCAAACAACATCAAAGTTTTGAAGGTGAGGGGGGATACAATGTCGGCCAGagagctggcagcactgctggaAGGCTGTCCGAACTTGGAGAAAGTCTATTTACTCAATATGGACGTAACACAGCGTGAAGTGCTTGAAGTTCTTCAGCGTAAAGGGGAGAATTTCGATGGCTTTTTGTTGAATGACAACGACGTTTGGTCGGATGCAACTCTGGAAGATATCAAATGTATAATTGATAGATGTAAAGATTTGGCAACATCCTACCAATTGTgagttgtgattttattgaattgtaGTCTTATTTTACGTAGAATAAATATAAAGGCAATATAAAAAGTAAAacacaattcttttttttcacttttttttacacTTGATCACATGAAATCAAACTAGAGTAATAAAATCCTGTGGCAAATTTGACACTTCCAGAAATattttataacaatatttttatttttatagtaCGTGTTTCTATTTTATtcctgcaaaaaaataaaataaatacttgattgtgtcacgttccccagaaaaccattccccaaaaaagtttctttctcgaaaaatattatgaatttatgtaatttcaaagataacattttttaaatttttttttagtaaatataaaaattggacAAAGTAATTTTATCCGTGCCAAGaaattttcctttctttttatttgacaaaaattcttgagaaaataacagaaaatgtaaaGTTGGCCTATCCAGGGCAGACGGtagtaacaaaattaataatatttcaataacaaatcctgttaaaataacaaaaagtgttatcattttatcctgaacttcaacttcaagaagaaaaattaataacagtttctgataaaataacaagatttggtattgaagtgatattatactgaaaatgtttaaaaacacgctaataagaggaaatgttatacatttcaaaaactctccttataacaagatttgttattcgtttggtattctaacttagaaataaaattaccataaatcgcacaaacgGAAATGtttttaagtgtccataacacaatctgttataattttttcttttattaaatatgtttagatctttggtataattttgaccattttcgtcggggtcacTTTTTTGGCCATGacaatgctgttaatcgttgaatcaacgtcatcgatgtcgatgatcgttgatttaaacgtaatcgtaatcgcagccatcgttgatttaatcgtcaacgtcaacggactcgttgatttaaac
This is a stretch of genomic DNA from Culex pipiens pallens isolate TS chromosome 1, TS_CPP_V2, whole genome shotgun sequence. It encodes these proteins:
- the LOC120420215 gene encoding uncharacterized protein LOC120420215; amino-acid sequence: MAMDIGGKLSATLEFDGSLASWDGLVSKGGYKFKRVCVDQITPGMLRQLYEKHTKIEELRIAGTALEGKDLDDIGNHLRKLKVLHIKVEKDSHQMVTFFERLSKLRHLKMESDGESGIYGGYNWLNFSSQFHPLEVLELDNMAQSIPGLSWYNWFEHFPYLKTIKLKNCVLNHWFDFIAQISWLEKLDCLVLDGVYDRIGTFGNHPKNPNPNNIKVLKVRGDTMSARELAALLEGCPNLEKVYLLNMDVTQREVLEVLQRKGENFDGFLLNDNDVWSDATLEDIKCIIDRCKDLATSYQL